ACCACGGTTATGGGGCTCAACTTCTAGAAATGTAGCTTGTTCCTCCTTTATTAGATCAAATGAAAAACTCTTGCTCCTCATTTTTACCTTGAATATTTCAAGGCCTTCTGGATCTTTGATTGTGAAGTATTTACCTTCAAAGAGAactttgatctctttctcaagCAGCTGTACAACATTAAGCAAGTTTTGAGTAATTTCAGGCACATAAAAAACATCAAAGAGAGTTTTTGTACTTGTATGGCTTGCTATAGCTATTATTCTCTTACCTTTTACTGGAATTTGTTCACCATTCCTGATTCTGACCTATTTGACTTCAGTGTTGTTCAAACTCTTGAACTATTCTCTATCATAGGTCATGTGGTTGGTGCGACCACTACCAATCAGTGTTGTAAATTGCGGATGACGGGTCATGGCGGAAAGCCAAAATCCCACTATACAAGACAAAAAATGGCAGAATATGGTGGTCATATGGCGGGATATCAGCCATGGGCGAAAGCCAGAAAACCGCCAAGGCGgaatatttgataacactgctaCTAATCAACAAAAATTCACTTAAATTGTTGCTAGAGAAGCAAGTAACAACAAAGAGCAggttttcttcctcctcctgtGCATTTTTCGCTTCAACTGCAACTTCTTGGATTTTgcctcagtaaatcacaacttCATGACACATCTCATTGCACTTGCAGCATTTTGCGTCTGGCCATTTCAAACATTTGAACGGTAGGTGACTCATCTTTCTGCAATATTGACAAGGTAGGTAATTTTTTTCTAACCCTGTCTTTGTTTTGGTTGTTTGGAAAATTCTCGCTACTTCTTGGCTAGtttttcttgaaaaaatatttatttcggATCCAACATCATGATGCTTGGCTGGAAAGGCACCTTCAACCACATGATCTTCTCTTATCATCCTTCATTGTTCTTGGGCTTGCAAGACATGTTACCCTTCTACCAAAGTGATCTTAGAGAGATCCTTCGTGTTCTCCAATGAAGTTATAGATGTTTCATTCCTCTCAGGCAACGTCACTCGAATTTTCTCAACTTTGGAATCAACAAAAACATTTCCTAGCATCCTTATTTTGTTGGCAATACTCGACAATTTGTCTGAGTATTCCTTGACCGACTCAGATTCTTTCATCATTTGCAACTCAAATTCCCTCTCATGAATTAAGTACTTGCATGCTTCACATTCTTTGATCACCAACACATTCCGCTTTCAAATAATCTCGAAATGCTTCAGTTGTTCTTGAAGTCATGATCCTAGAGAAGATGGTTGTTGAAACACTAGCAAAAAGGCATGACTTTGCCTTTGCTTTCCGAGTTTTTTTCTACTTATGATTCTTGATCTGGGTCATGGTAGGATTGTTCGGCAATGGAAGGATCTCATTATCCTCTTCTACAGCTTCGCAGAGATCCAAAGCTTCCAGGTAAGCCTCCATTTTGATAGCCCAAAGATCATTGTTTTCTCCATCGAAAACGGGAGGTGCAACTTGTGAGGAATTTAATTCAGCATTCATTTTCACAGGTCCGTAACAAGAGGGCTCCAGATACCAATTGTTGGTTTTTAAGAGAATAAAAGAAGTAGCAGAGAATTAAATTAGTAGCAGAATAGAGAGAAATCTTAAACCAGAAAAAAAGTTATGTTGTGCAGAATTTCAGAAGAGATACATTCAGAGAATTGTTACATTTCTGACTAAAAAACTGATTTAAAATAACATTAGAACAACAACACTTAATAACAATAATTGTCCACTAAACATACATGGCCCTTAACTTGCCATGATTACAAAAACTGACCCTAACTACCCACAAAGTagtcattttaataaaataaaaactgacAACAAAATAAACAGCAATCTTAACAAATATTTAACACAAACCTTCATTATGAACATAAAGTAATAAGTTGCCAGGAAGAAAGAGAGATAATGGCACAAACTACCCCCCTCTTCAGCATAAACGATATAAAATATTGGACCCCTAACATTGACATTTCGGGTACAGATTATTGAAGACATGAACCCTTCTAATCTTCTAGTGATCCAAGTGTTATCACATAGCGGCTACGCCGCTATAGCGTAGCCGATTTTTGGCTAATGGCAACGCCGCTATTTGCCCACTATGGAAGAGAGAAGCTGGGTTTTTTTTTAGTGTAGGAGAGagctgaagatgaagatgagttttaattttttttaaataaaaaagaaaaaaaactacatggacctcattaattgacgtggcaaggcCATATCAGCTGTCGGAGCTCCGGTgttgacccaaccggccggaaggactaaagccaactattttgcaaaaaaatGGGGACCaaccccacctttgctccggcgagggactaaagtcatatttatgacaaaggttagggaccaaaaactggattaagcctattCTTTTTATGTTCATAAGGCACAGGGAGGACTCAAATATGTACTATCTATTCTTTTACTCTCCAATTTGCATAGATAAATACCATAGATTCTAGAAAACCTGAACCTCCCCACTTTTTTCCACATTACAGGGCTTTCTCTATTTCATTCAAATCCCTGAACACAAATAAGCAAgacaaaacacaattttccaAAATTTCCCGTGCTTTGACCCGTATATAAAATTGACATTTCTCTAAAGGCTGATCCTTAAGGACTCATTTGTCATTAATTAACTATATCCAAGTTTTCAACATGCAATGCCCTGCAGCCATAATCAGAATTCTTTTTCATAGACAGTAGATTCAGTGACTGTAAATAGTGTGTCAAATAATGACTTTGAGTCcagaaaacaacaaaaaatcataTTGAAAATAGTGACATAAAAAGTAGACTGAGAGAAATTGCATGTTTTTCCAGATATTATAATAAATGCAGATAATATTGCCTAGTAAGTTAAAATACAAGTTAATCACAAGAAGATCAATTACTTGTCTATTTCTGACTTGATGAGGACATCCTGCTGGAATGAAAACAGCCTCACCAAGGTGTTGCTCAAAAGTCCATGGTTCAATATCTGTATAGAGAAAAGGATGTTTACTATGTTGTGGTAAAAAATTTCAACCAAGTCTAAAACAGGAAAATGGGGTTAGCATCTTACTGAACTCCCTTTTAAGCTGTTTTTTATGCCTCTCATTTAAGAATAGAGTCTGATCATGAATGGGATGTATGACCTGAAACCATCACATTAAAGGATACTGAGCTCTGCAAATATGGTTAATAAAGTAAACAATGACTGGCAATGCTACTTACAGAATCCACAGGTTGATTGTTGATATGACGGAATTCCTTCTTGTGCTTTCTTAAATACTCAATTAGCTTTGGAACGTCTTGCCGACGAAAGATATCCCAGACAGCAGCACCAAGCACAACCTCAGCTCCATTTTCATTTACCAGAGAATCTTTCTCCAGGCCTTGTTTTGGCTCTAACTTGGGATCACCAGACACAATATCATCTATAAAATCAAACCTCGGTCTTTCTTCCTTACTGCTTGTATTACTTGAAGCTGAACTGCTTGCAGATTGAACATGTTCCAGTTCGGAAGTCCTGGAAGGATCTGAAACTTCAGTAGAGGTTAAGCTAATACTATTTTCCATGTTCCGTGTTTCTAACTGTCCATTCATGCCTTCAGCAATAGATGAAATGCTCTGATCCATTTGGCTACTTGGTGAAATCCTGTTAGCCCCATTTTCTGCCTTTTGATCATGATTCAATGCTTTATATTTAGATCTTCCATCAACATCACCTAATGCTTCATCATAAAGTTCATAAGAGTCTTCTTTATCAAATTCCTTTCTTAATTTGTCTATGCTTTTTCTCTGCCAGGAAGGTATATTCACCTTGTTTGTATGGGTCAGCACATTGACCTAAACCTCCATCACAAAATTATGACATAAGCTACAGTTTTATGTGGTAACTACAACCTAAAAAAATGCGAAAACCAGGAGGTTGTGAATTTTAGGGAGTGAAAATTATTAGACTCAACTAGTATACCAAATATTTGCAATCAAATTGAACTCATTAAAGACAACACATAGAAACACAAAAACAAGTCTCAAGTCAATAAAAACATCTACATTTCAAAGTGTTCCTACTTTTAGAGATTTCatttgaaataaacaaaacttATAAGCTGTAATAGAAAACTACAATACAAAGATATGTGACAAAGATTCAAAATTACTAAAAGAAATAACTACGATTTCATCATCTCATCCTTGAGAAAAACTTTGTGAGAGTTCTCATGCAATTGGAAGTAAAAGGACTGAAGTTGAGTAATGTGATAGACTTATCTCTTGAAATGATATCTAATGAAATGTTCTAATCACAATAAAAGGGCTACTCCATGATTGCAGATGCTCAAAAGTTTTATATGGTACATTGCAACTAAAACAATGCCTAAATTGGAGGCCAATAATATCTAATTGAAGTGCCAAGGCCAGATAACAATGAAAGGTACAGGACTGCCATCAACAGGTTTCTACATACAAACTCAACATAAAAGGATTTCCAAGAGCAGAAATTACCGCATCAGATACATCACAGTGCAGTTTTGTCACAGAATCTCCTCTACCAAGCTCTTCCGAAAATCCATAAGCAATATATGTTTTGGGTCCCAAATCTGGCTTCAGTGAGTTTTCAGGAAGTTTACTGGCAAAATTTAAAAGACCTGAATTGGGATCAGTGTAGTCCCTATAGGGGAGTGCAGCAAGAAACTCAGCACCATGCCTCGGCAAACGCTCTTCAAAAGAGGTTGATGAAGGCCAATCTTTCAATTTCAACATTTCTGGCCACCTACTTTTGTGCATTCGGCCCTCTAGGTAGCCTTGGAAAAATTGGTGAATATTAATTTCAACCTGTGTAGCAATTCaatgtaaataaaataaaatgtcaTAGGACAAGATTAAATTCTTTGAACTTATCTATTTGTATAACTTACCCCACACCAATCCCAGCAATCAATGGCTTTTACGCTTCGTGTTTCCTCTTTGAACTTCACTTTAGAACCTGTTTCTCTGAGAGCCCTCCACATAACCATTGGTTCCCAACTAAGACCAGATGTCTTTTCCAGAACATTTCTCACAACCACGGGCTCTCCCTTCATCCAGTGCCTCTGGAAGTGCTCAATCTCATCATCAGGCATGTCTAGGGCATTTGGACTATATAAGAAGTTGTCATTACTGTCATCCCGGAATGCTGCCCTCCTGACTTCAGGATTGGTTTTTCCTTCAATCAAATATGGCTGGCATAAAGAACACTTTTCAGTAACATCAGCATCCAGTGGCATGTAATCTCTAGAGAGATCCTCAGCATTATTTAGCAGTTTTGCTACCCAATCAGCTTTGTAAATTCGTCTCAGCTCTAGCAATGCAGTACCACAACCTCCACACTGCTTTGGAGGACATGGAATGTTACCATCACTATTAGCTTTCCATTCAGGAAGGGGAAAGGACATGTCAGCTTGAAAATCAGAACCGGTAGGTGCAAGTTCACTCTCCCACCCATGTCTTTTACTAGGCGTTTTACTCCTAGCTCTCTTGGAATTATGATTATGTAAACTCTCTGCAAATTGTTCATGAGATGCTTCAGCTTCTACACCTCCAGGCTGGCAACCTTCCCGGAGCTCTTGACAGCACGTGAGACATAGATCATAAGAGCAACTGGTGTTGGGGCAGCTACGGTAAAATCCAATTATTGATGTATTGCAATTGTCACTGCCATTTATAATGAAGGCATTCAGTTTAGGACCACATAGCACTATAGCAGTGACACCGGAGTATTAGACGGTGAAAGTAATTTAGGCACCAAAAATGAGAGAGCCTTGTTGTGAAAATTTTATGACAAGTATTATTCCATAAAGTCACAGACAAACCAAAGGCAGAACAGATGGAACAAAATGGTAACAGAAACTCTAATGACTGCATTCCAATATCTTTTGATGATAATATGGTTAGTAAATGTACCAGTACAAGCGTTCATTTTCGGCTAGCTTGGTCCTTGTAATGTCAATTTCTTGCAGTTGAGTATCTAACACCAgaataacataaaataaaataagaaacaaGTCTTGAAGAAAACTAAATTTATCAACTGTTGTTTCTGATGACGTTACCCGTTCTTTTGGATTCAATCTCTAACTCCAAGCTCTGCTCCCTGTGAATATGCCTCAGAACAGGCAGAGCTTTATATAGCAAGTAAACGAGTCTTTGTAATTTGACACTTGCATCTACTTCTGGGTGCTGTGGAAACAAGGTCAAGGACAAGAGTTAAAAGAAActctcaaaatttcaaatagaAAGAGAAATCATATATAAAAGAAAGGATGGCATGGCATGTACCCTTAGCACAGGAACCTCGCGCAAGCAAGCTTTGCAGTTACAATTGCCAAAACAAAATGGACACAGAGTCTCAAACTCCTCTCTGGTTTTTCCAGGGTACCTGATTAATTTGAATTATAGTGATCGAGTGGTGGCAGGCAGATTACTAAAGTTCAATATCTCATGAACTAAATTTCTTTCACAGTTCTTAAAGTAATTAATAATAAGATTaatatgaagaagaaaggtTAATTACCACTTGTCAATGCAAATATAACAGTAACGTTTTCTGTTGCAACTTGAACAAAAGACAACACCACCCTTGTCATTCCTCTGGCACTGATGACACATCAAACTTACAGCCTAACATCACAGATGAGATGACAGTAAAAGTCAATGGTATTGGTATGTAAACCTTCATCATTGATCTCCAATACATACATGTTATGAGGTTAATATATACTGAAAATTCATAAAGAGCATTCTCACCACTTGGACTTGTTTTATATCCTTATCAACGGTTTTCTCCGTCGGCGTTTGATTCCCCGCCGAATTTCCAATCCGCTCCGGCTCCGATCGATCGGcgacttttcttttcttcatcgttCTGTGATCCACGGCGACAGAGCCTCGCTTGGCCGCCGGTTTGAGACGGCGATCGGACGAGGAGTCCATGTGATCGTACGGCAGAATTGCAACgaggaatgaaaataaataaaataatattatgaaAATATCATTCTCCGGCTCTTTCACTGAAAAAAATGCGTTGCACGTTGACTTGACATTTCATATTATTTTCCTAACCTTcaacaatttattttatttatgccAAATTCTTTGCGTTCTTCTTTCACTTCCGTGTGGGCCAAGTTCGCCAAAACTCAAGTCATGAAAGCCCAACATTTTTTAAGAACCTTTGGATGCATCTAatggttcaaacttcaaactaaTAAATTAATCTCATCAAACAAGCAAAATACTTCTCAATAGTTTCTCACTCTAAGAATTTTTATTCACTTCCTACACTCTCATTTTTCAAATTCAGAACTTCTAGTATCTCTCCAATCTTTGCAACAACTATCAAGTGAATATACATGAATCACGAGCCAGACATAATTGCAATCACGTCAAATGAAGTAAAGTATAAGCCTAATTGGCATTTGTTGATCGAGATGAATGAGCCTCATGGTTGGAAAACTCTATCAATGAAGAGGAAACCAACAAGGGTGAATTGAGATTAACCAGCCTAATAGGGTTTAAGACGTTGGAGAAAGAATTAGCACGAATGAGGTGAACTAAAATGACAAGTTAGAAATTATTACGAACTATGCGATTTTTTTGGACAATTAGATATACCAAAGAGGTTATACATAATGCATGTCGGAAATGATTCTAACCCAATCTAACTTACGTCGGGTACTGTCAACCTTATTCACCATGTCAATGAGGTAGACTTTTTTTAAAACTATATTCAATTAAAAATGCTACTCTTGAGTCATATAAAATGCCATTTAGATTTATCTAGCACCAATCTAAACTGATGTAACTAAGATCATATTTATTTGATCTGGTTATTGAGTTagataaataaaatattgatttaaaaaaaaaactatttcatatattatattttctatacattctccttttttttatacaaaggctaaaagaaacaacaaaagaaaacataaagaAAACACGTACTCCTTGAGGAAAGAAGTTTCTAGGCGATCAACAAGAAGTACATGCGCAATGTCGTTCGAAGGTTCTTCCCACACCAACAAAGGAAACATCGACTCAGCATCCAACTTAGCCAAGAAGTTTGCAACCGCATTGCCCTCACGGAACAAATGGTGACAAATCACCTCCCACTCCCGTCAAAGGAGTTGCTTAACTCAATTAATGATCGACGCATATCGGTGGTACATAGGATGGGCTGTAGTGATGAGCCCTAAAGCTAGCGATGAGTCCGTGAACAGCTCCACCCGTCGAAAGCCCCGCTGCCAACACACCTCCAAGCCATGGAGGATCGCGAACAACTCCGCATGAAGACAATCTGTAATCCCGACGTAACCCACCAATCAAGCCTCATCTCCTGAACGAACTATAAATTATTCTAATGAATGATGTCGTCCTAAAAAAAGACAAGGGTTGTCACCCCATAATCAAACATACCCTGAAATAGGTCATTAGTCAGCCCTTAAGTTCTGAAAACAAGTGAAACTCATAGCATAGAAAAACTCCTCACCTTTCCTAGTTGCAAAATTACAAGTACAATGTTACGACTGAAACAAGAATTTGAAGTGACTTTAAAGCGATAAGTAGCACATAGGTTCCATGGTCTAGTGGTCAGGACATTGGACTCTGAATCCAGTAACCCGAGTTCAAATCTCGGTGGAacctctttttttatttttgtttcttaCATATCAGGCTATCTATTCTCACGAAACCTCGACGAACAAAAAAACACATGATTTTTAAGATTTTCTTGAATATAAAGGGAGTTCTTGGAGAAACTGCTCAGTTTCAACGTTAGGTTAGGTTTTTTTTGCAATGGAAGCCGAAACTCGACGGAAAATCGAGGAAACTGTGTTGGATATACTCAAGAAATCCAATATCGAACAAACCACTGAGTTCACCATCCGAGTCGCTGCCTCCGACCAACTCGGCATCGACCTCTCCGCGCCGGAGACCAAGCAACTCGTTAGAAACGTCGTCGAGTCGTATCTTCTCACTGTCGCCGCCGCCGATGGTAAACCGCCGCAAGAAGAGTCTAGAGACGACGTGCAACCCAACAGggagatgaagaaggagaaggaggattCAGAACGCGTTATTTGCCAGGTGGGTAACTCCAAATTCAATTTGTGAACTACAGTCTTTGATATTGTTAAACTTTCAAATATATTCCTCTCTTAAGTCTTAATCATGGGCCTTAGTATGAATTGGTTGCTTGATCTAGCTATCAAACAGGAGGAATGTGGTGGTTCAAGATTTCAGAGGGACTACACTGGTGTCAATTAGGGAGTTCTATCATAAAGACGGAAAACAGCTCCCTGGTCCTAAAGGTCATTTACATTAATATATGCTTAGCATTCTaatgtgtgcttttctcttttctcttatgGTCATAGACCCTTTCACATGCCTTATTTCCTACCTTCATGTAGTGGTTTGTTATCTTGCAAGTGTTGCTGGAGTTTACTCTTAAGTACTAAACCCCATgccattattaaaaaaaattaacatgttatttttcttctaCTTATATGTTTACATAAATTCCCTTAACACTTGTTATTAATGAGTACATTTTAGGGACTTTATGTAACCTAGAATATTCTTAGTAAAGTAACATCCTTAATTGTGTTTTGGCTACTGACCGTGCTTAGTAATTTATGGTAAGGTAGTGTCATCATTATAATATGAAACCTGTGTTGTTTTTTATAGACGTTGCTTATGCTTAAGTTGGAGTTTGTCTCTCTGAATTCTGAGATGAATTTTGTCTCTCTTCAAATATATGTGGCTGTGTTTTGTTGAGACTTCATTACTCTGAACTCCGAAACTAAAGGCATCCCTTCTCTGTACTGCTGATTTTAGGGATAAGTTTATCTACTGAACAATGGTCAACCTTCAAGAACAGTGTTCCCGCCATAGAGGAAGCTATCAGGAAGATGGAAGGAAGGATAAGGTGAGCATTCAATGTTGATTTATGAGTTCTTTGATTACATGAAAATTTCTGAATTCATAATGATATTGATCAGTTAAGTGTCCAAATGTGGTTGTGAGGAATCCTCTACATACAGAACACGGAATCTTGTTTCTGTTCAACCCTGCATATTGATGATTTGCTAACTGCATACGATATGATACTTTGTAGTTTAGTTGGAAGGTTTTCTGCACTCTTATGAATATTTAGTATTTACTTTCTGGATGAAAATGAAACATGTTTGTAGTCTGTTAATTATACTCAAGTGCATGGTAAAAAGTTGTTTTTGAACAGTATAGATTGTATCTGTAGACTGGCCTAACCTGCAGCATATAATCATCACAATGTAGACCAGAGCTTAATGGTGAGAAAAATGGAGATGCAGCAAATTCAGTTGTTGATGTTGCTCCTCTTGAGCTTGTCCCTATCGAGATCATCCGGTTTGACGGGAGGAATTACCAATTTTGGGCTCAACAGATGGAATTACTCTTGAAACAGTTAAAGATTCACCATGTGCTTGTGGAACTATGCCCAAATGCTACATTAcgagaagatgcaagtggtgaAGAAATTGCACAAGCCAAAGCTGCTGAAAAGAGATGGGTAAATGATGACCTAATGTGTCGTCGCAACATCTTGAGCCACTTATCTGATCATCTTTTCAATCAGTATGTGAACAGAAAAATGAGCGCGAAGGAGTTATGGGAAGAGTTAGATTTGGTTTATCGGTATGAGGAATATGGAACAAAGAGATCTCAGGTGAAAAGGTATATTGAATTTCAGATGGTTGATGAGAAAGCGGTTGTTGACCAAATTCGAGAATTGAATAGCATTGCAGATTCTATTGTTGCTGCTGGAATCTCTATTGAAGAGAACTTTCATGTTAGTGTCATCATTTCAAAGCTTCCACCGTCCTGGAAAGGATTCAGCATCAAGTTAATGCGTGAGGAGTATCTACCTTTCTGGAATTTAATGGAACATATAAGAATAGAAGAAGAATCTCGCAATGGAGTCAAACATGTGGGTGAACATTTTAATAGTGTAAGATATCATCAGGCCAATACAAGTGGACACAGGGCTGCTGACAATAGGCCACATGGTATGTATAGGAATAAGTTAGAACAAAATACCAAGGGCATAGCCTGTAATGTTTGTGGCAAGAAGGGGCATCTTTCTAAATACTGCTGGAGAAGATGTGAGAAGCAAGCCAATGAAAGGAAAGCAGTGGAGGATGATATGCGAATACCTACAGCTGGTAATACGCCTGGGGTTGAGTAACTTATCCTTTATTCTTTTAAGGTCTTGAGTATTCTTCATGAAGAGAATGTGAAGAGTCTTGTAGACATGTACAATTATGTTTGCTTCCACATTCACAATAGTCAGAATCACATAAGGTATAATAGTATGTTTGAATCAGCTTCCTTCTCCTAAGAATCAATTATAGGAACCAGAAGCTTCTctctagaattgattttgactttagattGAAATGGAGAAGGATTTTTGAACATGCACTCAGTCATCCCCTAGAGCTGCTTTTGACATCTTGTGAATTTTGTCCTATGGCGCCAATCCAAACACTGTTCTTCCCTAGCTACCTTTGTTGGGCATAACCATAACACCTTTTCTAATTAGGCTAGGTTTTCATGGTCCATTTTTGTGTAAGTAAATGTCCATATCCTTGGTGAATTTAATTTGTGCCTTTTAACCTCCTGGCTGATTGATTTATAACAACAGTTGTAAATTGCGCTATAAAGCAACTGTACTTGGGCTCTGTTTGTCAATATCAGCTTAATTTTATGCAGTGATTCAATGGAGCAGAACCAGATAGTTTTCCTGGAGGAAGTGAAATATTTGAAAAATGTTGTCAGAGCAAATTCAGGACTTAGTTGAAAGTGATTCCTAGAGATTGATGTTGTTTTCTTGTGAAATCTTGCCAATTGATCTATTATCTATTTATAATAGATTAAAACTGAAGTGCATTTATGGCGAAGAAATATATGTCACTCAATTAGCATGCATGCTCGCAAGTAAAGCATTTTATTATGGTGTTGTGTTATGTTTCAAATCAAGAGTTCtaccttttattttctttttactcaACATATTGTTTATTATCTTTCCTAGCttcaattattcaattaaatGTTTTAGTGATTTGGTTCTTTTTAATGACTTAAATAAATAAGCACAtatcctcctcttcctcctcgtATTTTCATCATCTTGGTTCTTGGGTCCATAGCAATTGTTAATGAGAAATTTCACATGTTAAGTTATCGATTATATAATCATATTCATTTTTAACACCTATGTATCATGCGTTTATATCCAGTAATgtatctattataatatatcATTTTTGACATCCAAattctttgtcatttctttaaTTACAATTTCAATATATAATTTCATTTCAATTCTTCATAGTTTCTTATCTCTCGCTAGCAGCAATAACTTCTATCTCACCTCTTTAACCCACCGTTATCATACCTCTCAAACTCACCATCAAACCCTTGGAGTCTATTGAGCTCTCTTCAACTTCCATTTTTATCACTATGTATCATCAATTGTCTTTATCTATAAACTGCTCAAATTTATCACTACATTTTCACCTCTGTTCTTCAACCCCCAACGTTGCATGCACTAAAGCAAATGTAAAATCACAACTAACTTTTCCGATGCATCTATCTCTCCTCTGCCCCCGACTACCACTACTTACCAACACCTACATTTTTTGGCGGATTACTAACAGTTATGCTCTTGTGTAATAGATTTGTCGGAAAAAAGTTGCTGACAACTCATAGGCATAGAATACCAACAACCTTGGTTGTCGGTAACTTACCGACATGGCGGAGCTAAGTAAATCGTTAAAGACACACAATTAGGTTCATTCAATTCTCTCGCTTCATGACAAAGAACCGATCCATGATATCATAATTGGGAAAGAAGCATCGGCAAGTTCGACCCTAGGTGGACTTTGCAGCGATCCCAAAACTCAAAGGTACATTTGGCCATGgtcaaaacccaaaatcacacGTATGCCAAAACTAAGGAAGCCAGAAATGCAattcaactaaaataaaaatatttatttttcattttgaaataattaaattaagctcatttatatttttaaatatgaaaataattttttcttttactttttcaaaATATTGTTTTGCTATTactagaaaaagaaaatagaatgaCCCCTCAATCAACCTTTCTAGCTTTTGTTTTAACCCTTTCGTACACCActgatttttccttttctttagcACCATTCTACAAGCACGGTAGTAGCTAATCCATGATCCATCCACCCATGTTTTGTTAGGACATGACTAAATAAAGAGTTAGCATCTCAA
This is a stretch of genomic DNA from Lotus japonicus ecotype B-129 chromosome 1, LjGifu_v1.2. It encodes these proteins:
- the LOC130731404 gene encoding lysine-specific demethylase JMJ27 isoform X2 encodes the protein MDSSSDRRLKPAAKRGSVAVDHRTMKKRKVADRSEPERIGNSAGNQTPTEKTVDKDIKQVQVAVSLMCHQCQRNDKGGVVFCSSCNRKRYCYICIDKWYPGKTREEFETLCPFCFGNCNCKACLREVPVLRHPEVDASVKLQRLVYLLYKALPVLRHIHREQSLELEIESKRTDTQLQEIDITRTKLAENERLYCDNCNTSIIGFYRSCPNTSCSYDLCLTCCQELREGCQPGGVEAEASHEQFAESLHNHNSKRARSKTPSKRHGWESELAPTGSDFQADMSFPLPEWKANSDGNIPCPPKQCGGCGTALLELRRIYKADWVAKLLNNAEDLSRDYMPLDADVTEKCSLCQPYLIEGKTNPEVRRAAFRDDSNDNFLYSPNALDMPDDEIEHFQRHWMKGEPVVVRNVLEKTSGLSWEPMVMWRALRETGSKVKFKEETRSVKAIDCWDWCGVEINIHQFFQGYLEGRMHKSRWPEMLKLKDWPSSTSFEERLPRHGAEFLAALPYRDYTDPNSGLLNFASKLPENSLKPDLGPKTYIAYGFSEELGRGDSVTKLHCDVSDAVNVLTHTNKVNIPSWQRKSIDKLRKEFDKEDSYELYDEALGDVDGRSKYKALNHDQKAENGANRISPSSQMDQSISSIAEGMNGQLETRNMENSISLTSTEVSDPSRTSELEHVQSASSSASSNTSSKEERPRFDFIDDIVSGDPKLEPKQGLEKDSLVNENGAEVVLGAAVWDIFRRQDVPKLIEYLRKHKKEFRHINNQPVDSVIHPIHDQTLFLNERHKKQLKREFNIEPWTFEQHLGEAVFIPAGCPHQVRNRQSCIKVALDFVSPENVEECLQLTGEFRLLPKNHRAKEDKLEVKKMTLYAVSKAVREVKELMMAK
- the LOC130731404 gene encoding lysine-specific demethylase JMJ27 isoform X1 is translated as MDSSSDRRLKPAAKRGSVAVDHRTMKKRKVADRSEPERIGNSAGNQTPTEKTVDKDIKQVQVAVSLMCHQCQRNDKGGVVFCSSCNRKRYCYICIDKWYPGKTREEFETLCPFCFGNCNCKACLREVPVLRHPEVDASVKLQRLVYLLYKALPVLRHIHREQSLELEIESKRTDTQLQEIDITRTKLAENERLYCDNCNTSIIGFYRSCPNTSCSYDLCLTCCQELREGCQPGGVEAEASHEQFAESLHNHNSKRARSKTPSKRHGWESELAPTGSDFQADMSFPLPEWKANSDGNIPCPPKQCGGCGTALLELRRIYKADWVAKLLNNAEDLSRDYMPLDADVTEKCSLCQPYLIEGKTNPEVRRAAFRDDSNDNFLYSPNALDMPDDEIEHFQRHWMKGEPVVVRNVLEKTSGLSWEPMVMWRALRETGSKVKFKEETRSVKAIDCWDWCGVEINIHQFFQGYLEGRMHKSRWPEMLKLKDWPSSTSFEERLPRHGAEFLAALPYRDYTDPNSGLLNFASKLPENSLKPDLGPKTYIAYGFSEELGRGDSVTKLHCDVSDAVNVLTHTNKVNIPSWQRKSIDKLRKEFDKEDSYELYDEALGDVDGRSKYKALNHDQKAENGANRISPSSQMDQSISSIAEGMNGQLETRNMENSISLTSTEVSDPSRTSELEHVQSASSSASSNTSSKEERPRFDFIDDIVSGDPKLEPKQGLEKDSLVNENGAEVVLGAAVWDIFRRQDVPKLIEYLRKHKKEFRHINNQPVDSVIHPIHDQTLFLNERHKKQLKREFNIEPWTFEQHLGEAVFIPAGCPHQVRNRQPSCYGPVKMNAELNSSQVAPPVFDGENNDLWAIKMEAYLEALDLCEAVEEDNEILPLPNNPTMTQIKNHK
- the LOC130731405 gene encoding uncharacterized protein LOC130731405, which gives rise to MEAETRRKIEETVLDILKKSNIEQTTEFTIRVAASDQLGIDLSAPETKQLVRNVVESYLLTVAAADGKPPQEESRDDVQPNREMKKEKEDSERVICQLSNRRNVVVQDFRGTTLVSIREFYHKDGKQLPGPKGISLSTEQWSTFKNSVPAIEEAIRKMEGRIRPELNGEKNGDAANSVVDVAPLELVPIEIIRFDGRNYQFWAQQMELLLKQLKIHHVLVELCPNATLREDASGEEIAQAKAAEKRWVNDDLMCRRNILSHLSDHLFNQYVNRKMSAKELWEELDLVYRYEEYGTKRSQVKRYIEFQMVDEKAVVDQIRELNSIADSIVAAGISIEENFHVSVIISKLPPSWKGFSIKLMREEYLPFWNLMEHIRIEEESRNGVKHVGEHFNSVRYHQANTSGHRAADNRPHGMYRNKLEQNTKGIACNVCGKKGHLSKYCWRRCEKQANERKAVEDDMRIPTAGNTPGVE